CCTCCTTTCTTTTTTAAATTGCTCTAAACTAATTGTTATCGATACTTGAAGTAACACTCAAAAAGGTATCTCTTGTTTTATCAGCCATTACACCTTTTATTGCTTGAGACACTTCATAAACAGCGGATGGATCTGCATCATTTTTTACATTTGCAAACATCTTAGTTTTGAAAATCGCATCTCCTGCTTTGTCCACACCTTTTTGAACTTCAATCCCAAGTGAAGTTGCTTTCTTTGTTAATGAAACTGCCATACATTTTACCCCCTTTCCTTTCTTCTTAATTAATAGATATACCTTTGTTCTGGAAATATATAGGTATTTAAAATATTTTTTGTAATTTAAATGTAATAATTTTACTTTGATTGGATTGGATTTTTTTATTAGAAAAAGTTATAATTAATTTGTATAATATATAAGAAGAAAAAAGATTAATAGTTATAGATAATTTATTTCAATATATATTAGAATTTTAATAAAATTTATGATAAAATTAATGATTGAAATTAAACTATAATTATTATAATAATCTATAATATAAATGTAATTTTGATATCATATAGTAAATTAAATATTAAAACATATAATGAATAATAATTTCAACTTATATAATTATTATTTA
This genomic stretch from Clostridium saccharoperbutylacetonicum N1-4(HMT) harbors:
- a CDS encoding DUF1659 domain-containing protein gives rise to the protein MAVSLTKKATSLGIEVQKGVDKAGDAIFKTKMFANVKNDADPSAVYEVSQAIKGVMADKTRDTFLSVTSSIDNN